The proteins below come from a single Miscanthus floridulus cultivar M001 chromosome 1, ASM1932011v1, whole genome shotgun sequence genomic window:
- the LOC136505632 gene encoding homeobox-leucine zipper protein HOX13-like — translation MKRQSKRPTASRESPETGKKLAFAEEEALTAPKMEAEMDDVDEEEEELAGGRSAARSACGLGEKKRRLLQEQVRALERCFETDNKLDPDRKARIARDLALQPRQVAVWFQNRRARWKTKTLERDFAALRARHDALRADCDALRRDKDALAAEIRELRQKLLSKAPEAAVKVEATGNNTAEERQATAGAPPAGVCKDGSSDSDSSVVFNDVEASPYSGAAFEQPAFIGFGAPLLDMSAAAPTGCSSPPVFETKWQHGPTTYPFDSYKTCAGYGFTEEWLANSDVIGNDGAAGFFSEDHASSLNFSWCASGGVQGWE, via the exons ATGAAGAGGCAATCCAAGAGGCCCACCGCCAGCCGTGAATCCCCAGAAACAG GGAAGAAGCTGGCGTTCGCGGAGGAAGAGGCCCTAACGGCGCCGAAGATGGAGGCCGAGATGGACGAcgtggacgaggaggaggaggagctggcaGGCGGGCGCAGCGCGGCGCGGTCGGCGTGCGGGCTTGGGGAGAAGAAGCGGCGCCTGTTGCAGGAGCAGGTGCGCGCTCTGGAGCGGTGCTTCGAGACGGACAACAAGCTGGACCCGGACCGCAAGGCCCGCATCGCGCGCGACCTCGCCCTACAGCCGCGCCAGGTCGCCGTCTGGTTCCAGAACCGCCGCGCCCGCTGGAAGACCAAGACGCTGGAGCGCGACTTTGCGGCGCTGCGCGCGCGCCACGACGCCCTCCGCGCCGACTGCGACGCGCTCCGCCGCGACAAGGACGCCCTCGCCGCCGAG ATAAGGGAGCTGAGGCAGAAGCTGCTGTCCAAGGCGCCGGAGGCTGCGGTGAAGGTGGAGGCGACGGGCAATAACACGGCAGAGGAGCGCCAGGCGACGGCCGGCGCGCCGCCAGCGGGGGTCTGCAAGGACGGCTCCTCGGACAGCGACTCGAGCGTGGTCTTCAACGACGTGGAGGCGTCGCCGTACTCCGGCGCGGCGTTCGAGCAGCCGGCCTTCATCGGCTTCGGTGCACCGCTCTTGGACATGTCGGCGGCGGCACCAACAGGCTGCTCGTCTCCCCCCGTGTTCGAGACCAAGTGGCAGCACGGGCCGACGACATACCCTTTCGACTCGTACAAGACCTGCGCCGGCTATGGCTTCACGGAGGAATGGCTTGCCAACTCGGACGTCATCGGCAACGACGGCGCGGCGGGCTTCTTCTCCGAGGATCACGCCTCTAGCCTCAACTTTAGCTGGTGCGCGAGTGGGGGCGTCCAGGGCTGGGAGTGA